A single window of Neisseria sp. KEM232 DNA harbors:
- the pth gene encoding aminoacyl-tRNA hydrolase, whose product MTIRLIAGLGNPGSEYEHTRHNAGFWFLDELAWQWKAVWKHEKKFSGHIARVTRPEGEVWLIKPDTYMNLSGKAVGALAQFYKIKAEEILAVHDELDIPCGSIRFKLGGGNGGHNGLKDIQAKLGTPDFYRLRLGIGHPGERNLVVGYVLNKPSAAERELIDRAIAKSLEAVPLIMAADWEAVPRFLHGK is encoded by the coding sequence ATGACCATCCGACTCATCGCCGGCCTCGGCAACCCCGGCAGCGAATACGAACACACCCGCCACAACGCCGGCTTCTGGTTTCTCGACGAACTAGCCTGGCAGTGGAAAGCCGTGTGGAAACACGAAAAAAAATTCTCCGGCCACATCGCCCGCGTCACCCGCCCCGAAGGCGAAGTGTGGCTGATCAAGCCCGACACTTATATGAACCTTTCCGGCAAAGCCGTCGGCGCGTTGGCGCAGTTTTACAAAATCAAAGCCGAAGAAATTCTCGCCGTCCACGACGAACTCGACATCCCCTGCGGCAGCATCCGCTTCAAACTCGGCGGCGGCAACGGCGGCCACAACGGCCTCAAAGACATCCAGGCCAAACTCGGCACCCCCGATTTCTACCGCCTGCGCCTGGGCATCGGCCACCCGGGCGAGCGCAACCTCGTCGTCGGCTACGTCCTCAACAAACCCTCCGCCGCCGAGCGCGAACTCATCGACCGCGCCATCGCCAAATCCCTCGAAGCCGTCCCACTCATCATGGCCGCAGACTGGGAAGCCGTCCCCCGCTTCCTGCACGGCAAATGA
- a CDS encoding Gfo/Idh/MocA family protein, producing MTTPSVSAPEQTNVGIIGLSAGGGWASMAHYPSLSRLPELFAIKGLTAGSTASAKLAAEKYRVPFYSDTPAELAARDDIGLIVVAVSLPQHQALIEQIAPYGKAIYCEWPLGTTPEQSRALQQTAEKYGCRTFIGLQAPTSPYVRKIKALLDDPATGRLLSCTVRGSNPAGGALIDPRYLYAQQHENGVNTLTIPFAHMLAALNLLTGHPPLERALTACLHPQVRRKDNGQTLRRTATDHVLYQARHTNGALTDVVYLGGGSGLAMQIECEHLSLVITANSGHIQYEPLTIEIIREGQSQTLPPHSTPAECLVETYRAVWHDLHHGTHTVPDFAYAAEHQQRVFDLAANPQP from the coding sequence ATGACCACCCCCTCCGTATCTGCCCCCGAACAAACCAACGTCGGCATCATCGGCCTCAGCGCGGGCGGCGGCTGGGCATCGATGGCGCACTACCCCTCACTCTCCCGCCTGCCCGAACTGTTCGCCATCAAAGGCCTCACCGCCGGCAGCACCGCTTCTGCCAAACTCGCCGCCGAAAAATACCGCGTGCCGTTTTACAGCGACACCCCCGCCGAACTCGCCGCCCGCGACGACATCGGCCTCATCGTCGTCGCCGTCAGCCTCCCCCAACATCAAGCCCTTATCGAACAAATCGCCCCCTACGGCAAAGCCATCTACTGCGAATGGCCGCTCGGCACCACGCCCGAACAGTCCCGCGCCCTGCAACAAACCGCCGAAAAATACGGCTGCCGCACCTTCATCGGCCTGCAAGCCCCCACCTCCCCCTACGTGCGCAAAATCAAAGCCCTGCTCGACGACCCCGCAACCGGCCGCCTGCTCAGCTGCACCGTGCGCGGCAGCAACCCCGCAGGCGGTGCCCTCATCGACCCGCGCTATCTCTATGCCCAGCAACATGAAAACGGCGTCAACACCCTCACCATCCCGTTCGCCCACATGCTCGCCGCCCTCAACCTGCTGACCGGCCACCCGCCCCTCGAACGCGCCCTCACCGCCTGCCTCCACCCCCAAGTGCGCCGCAAAGACAACGGCCAAACCCTCCGCCGCACCGCCACCGACCACGTCCTCTACCAAGCCCGCCACACCAACGGCGCGCTCACAGACGTGGTTTACCTCGGCGGCGGCAGCGGGCTGGCCATGCAAATCGAATGCGAACACCTCAGCCTCGTCATCACCGCCAACAGCGGCCACATCCAATACGAACCGCTCACCATCGAAATCATCCGCGAAGGCCAAAGCCAAACCCTGCCGCCCCACAGCACCCCCGCCGAATGCCTGGTCGAAACCTATCGCGCCGTGTGGCACGACCTGCACCACGGCACACACACCGTCCCCGACTTTGCCTACGCCGCCGAACACCAGCAGCGCGTGTTCGATTTGGCGGCAAATCCGCAGCCGTAG
- the trmA gene encoding tRNA (uridine(54)-C5)-methyltransferase TrmA produces the protein MHSPAYLSQLNDKTVFLRRLFADVPMPEWRVYPSPERHYRMRAEFRIWHDGGNISYAMFEHGKKAGGASVIRITEFPAASASINRLMPELLTAVCAEPVLKNRLYQCEFLSTLSGDILVTLIYHRKLDEAWQTAAEALQNRLGIALIGRSKGQKNVLSRDFVTESLDVGGQTYRYRQPEGAFSQPNAAVCRDMLEWACAAADGLGGDLLELYCGNGNFTLPLARRFGRVLATEVSKTSVQAAQWNIAVNGADNIRIARLSAEEFTEAYTGAREFRRLNEQNITLADYRFSTVFVDPPRAGIDDATLALLQGFDNIIYISCNPETLRANLDTLIKTHDVAAAAMFDQFPFTHHIESGLLLKKRTV, from the coding sequence ATGCACAGCCCCGCCTACCTCAGCCAGCTGAACGACAAAACCGTCTTCCTGCGCCGCCTGTTCGCAGACGTTCCCATGCCCGAATGGCGCGTTTACCCCTCGCCGGAGCGCCATTACCGCATGCGTGCCGAATTCCGCATCTGGCACGACGGCGGAAACATCAGCTACGCCATGTTCGAACACGGCAAAAAAGCAGGCGGCGCATCGGTTATCCGCATCACGGAATTTCCCGCCGCCTCCGCAAGCATCAACCGGCTGATGCCTGAACTGCTTACCGCCGTTTGTGCCGAACCCGTGCTGAAAAACCGCCTCTACCAGTGCGAATTCCTGTCCACCCTCAGCGGCGACATACTCGTCACCCTCATCTACCACCGAAAACTCGACGAAGCCTGGCAAACCGCCGCCGAAGCCCTGCAAAACCGCCTCGGCATCGCCCTAATCGGCCGCAGCAAAGGCCAAAAAAACGTGCTCTCGCGCGACTTCGTCACCGAATCGCTCGATGTCGGCGGACAAACCTACCGCTACCGCCAGCCCGAAGGCGCGTTCAGCCAGCCCAACGCCGCCGTTTGCCGCGACATGCTCGAATGGGCGTGCGCCGCCGCCGACGGCTTGGGCGGCGACCTGCTCGAACTCTACTGCGGCAACGGCAACTTCACCCTGCCGCTCGCCCGCCGCTTCGGCCGCGTCCTTGCCACCGAAGTATCGAAAACCTCCGTACAGGCCGCGCAATGGAATATCGCGGTCAACGGAGCGGACAACATCCGCATCGCCCGCCTGTCGGCGGAAGAATTTACCGAAGCCTACACAGGCGCACGCGAATTCCGCCGCCTCAACGAACAAAACATCACCCTCGCCGACTACCGCTTCTCCACCGTTTTCGTCGACCCGCCGCGCGCCGGTATCGACGACGCTACATTGGCGCTGCTGCAAGGCTTCGACAACATCATCTATATCTCCTGCAACCCCGAAACCCTGCGCGCCAACCTCGACACCCTGATAAAAACGCACGACGTGGCCGCCGCCGCCATGTTCGACCAGTTCCCCTTCACGCACCATATCGAAAGCGGACTGTTGTTGAAAAAGCGGACTGTCTGA
- a CDS encoding type II toxin-antitoxin system RatA family toxin, whose translation MKTVEKNVLVPHSAEQMFDLVDKVEDYPQFLPWYGKTEVLSRSENQLEARLYMDYKGVKQSFATRNHNIPGREIRMDLLEGPFKTLRGSWRFEDLGGDCCRIAFKLEYDFANSLLAALISPVFGHLAGKLVEAFVAEAGRRHG comes from the coding sequence ATGAAAACCGTAGAAAAAAACGTCCTCGTCCCCCACAGCGCAGAGCAGATGTTCGACCTCGTCGACAAAGTCGAAGACTACCCGCAGTTCCTTCCCTGGTACGGAAAAACAGAGGTTCTTTCGCGTTCGGAAAACCAGCTTGAAGCCCGCCTGTACATGGACTACAAAGGCGTAAAGCAATCCTTCGCCACCCGCAACCACAACATCCCCGGCCGCGAAATCCGCATGGATCTGCTCGAAGGCCCCTTCAAAACCCTGCGCGGCTCGTGGCGGTTTGAAGACCTCGGCGGCGACTGCTGCCGCATCGCCTTCAAACTCGAATACGACTTCGCCAACTCCCTGCTTGCCGCCCTCATCAGCCCCGTGTTCGGCCACCTTGCGGGCAAACTCGTCGAAGCCTTCGTGGCCGAAGCGGGCAGACGCCATGGCTGA
- a CDS encoding response regulator transcription factor, with protein MSRVLLVDDDAVLTELLTEYLTAEGLEVRSVPDGEAGVHEILSGQYDVVVLDSMMPKMNGLDVLKTVRAQSGIPIIMLTAKGDDIDRIIGLEMGADDYVPKPSTPRELLARINAILRRAQNPHDQGSASNSLSVSNVTLHPSKRQATVGDAPLELTSTEFNLLEVLMRHAGQVVSKETLSIEALDRKLAKFDRSIDVHISSIRHKLGDASLIQTVRGLGYLFVKN; from the coding sequence ATGAGTCGCGTATTATTAGTTGATGACGATGCCGTACTGACCGAGCTGCTGACCGAATATCTCACAGCCGAAGGCTTGGAAGTGCGCAGCGTGCCGGACGGCGAAGCCGGTGTTCATGAAATTCTCTCCGGCCAGTATGATGTGGTGGTACTGGACTCGATGATGCCGAAGATGAACGGTTTGGACGTATTGAAAACCGTGCGTGCGCAAAGCGGCATCCCCATCATCATGCTCACGGCCAAAGGCGATGATATCGACCGCATCATCGGTTTGGAAATGGGTGCTGACGATTATGTGCCCAAACCGAGCACGCCGCGCGAACTCTTGGCGCGCATCAACGCAATTTTGCGCCGCGCGCAGAACCCGCACGACCAGGGCAGCGCGTCAAATAGCCTATCGGTCAGCAATGTGACCCTGCATCCCTCGAAACGCCAGGCAACCGTCGGCGATGCGCCGCTGGAACTGACCAGCACCGAGTTCAACCTGCTCGAAGTGCTGATGCGCCATGCGGGACAGGTGGTCAGCAAGGAAACCCTTTCCATCGAAGCGCTCGACCGCAAGCTGGCCAAATTCGACCGCAGCATCGATGTCCACATTTCCAGCATCCGCCACAAACTGGGCGATGCCTCGCTGATTCAGACCGTGCGCGGTTTGGGTTACTTGTTCGTCAAAAACTGA
- a CDS encoding HAMP domain-containing sensor histidine kinase: MKLFQRIFATFCAVIICAIFVASFSFWLVQQTQAETHFNQQRAIDEILLSNAVTAFRARGENGAREMLQGWHEGQGPEKVLIISGDDQADLIGRKVDPKRIEKARSFAIANPESKSVHLEYGRWGEEYLFFIRNWDSIEVQRRPSPLFIPGLPLEQTWHEIIILGFIFLVGLALAYILANNITRPIRILGRGMNRLADGNFETRISQQMDNRDDELSQLAAQFDKMAQKLQQLVAKERHLLHHVSHEMRSPLARMQAIVGLIQSQPQKQEQYLQRLETELVRMDALVGELLTLSRLETANVKLEKEPLKLIPFMRNLVDDSQAVAEKNGQTVELTLEKMPDNAEICANESYLYRAFDNVIRNAMNYSPEGSSIRVEMRQDAKNWLIDITDNGPGVAENQLPHIFTAFYRADSSGSKPGTGLGLALAKHIIEQHCGSISAENISPNGLRMRFVLPKKNGKTKDEQPPAA, from the coding sequence ATGAAGCTTTTCCAACGCATCTTCGCCACGTTTTGCGCAGTGATTATCTGCGCCATATTCGTGGCGAGTTTTTCTTTCTGGCTCGTGCAGCAGACGCAGGCCGAAACCCATTTCAACCAGCAGCGCGCCATCGACGAGATTCTGTTGTCCAACGCCGTTACCGCCTTTCGCGCCCGCGGCGAAAACGGCGCGCGCGAAATGCTTCAAGGCTGGCACGAAGGACAGGGGCCGGAAAAAGTCCTCATCATCAGCGGCGACGACCAAGCGGATCTGATCGGCCGCAAAGTCGATCCCAAAAGAATCGAAAAAGCCCGCTCCTTCGCAATCGCCAATCCCGAAAGCAAAAGCGTGCATCTCGAATACGGGCGCTGGGGCGAGGAATACCTGTTTTTCATCCGCAACTGGGACAGCATCGAAGTGCAGCGCCGCCCCAGCCCGCTGTTTATCCCCGGCCTGCCGCTGGAACAGACCTGGCATGAAATCATCATCTTGGGCTTTATCTTTCTTGTCGGCCTCGCGCTTGCCTACATTCTCGCCAACAACATCACCCGCCCCATCCGCATTCTCGGCCGCGGCATGAACCGTCTGGCCGACGGCAACTTTGAAACGCGCATCTCGCAGCAGATGGACAACCGCGACGACGAGTTGTCGCAGCTGGCGGCGCAGTTCGACAAAATGGCGCAGAAGCTGCAACAGCTGGTCGCCAAAGAACGCCACCTCCTGCACCACGTGTCCCACGAAATGCGCTCGCCGCTGGCGCGGATGCAGGCCATCGTCGGCCTGATCCAGTCGCAGCCGCAAAAGCAGGAACAGTATTTGCAGCGGCTGGAAACCGAACTCGTGCGCATGGATGCCCTGGTGGGCGAACTGCTGACCCTATCCCGCCTCGAAACCGCCAACGTCAAATTGGAAAAAGAGCCGCTCAAACTAATTCCCTTCATGCGCAATCTGGTGGACGACAGCCAGGCCGTTGCCGAAAAAAACGGCCAAACCGTCGAGCTGACGCTGGAAAAAATGCCCGACAACGCCGAAATCTGCGCCAACGAAAGCTATCTCTACCGCGCCTTCGACAACGTCATCCGCAACGCCATGAACTACAGCCCCGAAGGCAGCAGCATCCGCGTCGAAATGCGGCAGGACGCGAAAAACTGGCTGATCGACATCACCGACAACGGGCCGGGCGTCGCGGAAAACCAGCTTCCGCACATCTTCACCGCCTTCTACCGCGCCGACAGCAGCGGCAGCAAACCCGGCACGGGCTTGGGTTTGGCCTTGGCAAAACACATCATCGAGCAGCACTGCGGCAGCATCAGCGCCGAAAACATCAGCCCCAACGGCCTGCGCATGCGCTTCGTTCTGCCGAAAAAAAACGGCAAAACGAAAGACGAGCAGCCGCCCGCCGCATAA
- a CDS encoding IS481 family transposase, with product MPWRETTVSRERQEFLTLARQPDRNISRLCRQFGISRKTAYKWLKRDSTQEQSRRPHNSPKQTGNQTEQQVLAVRDEHPAWGGRKIARILQREHGIHIAPSTITSILHRNGRIIHENTHAAHNRQRFGHPYPNALWQMDSKGHFATDGGRCHPLTVIDDRSRYNIILRAPANEHREGVQAALTEAFRQYGLPDRINTDNGAPRGDSAQGGLTRLAAWLIRLGIRPGRSRPLHPQTNGKDERFHRSLKAEVLKGRTFGGLMQAQQAFDSWRHCYNHERPHEALGLDTPSQHYRSSPREFPEHLAPVEYLPGDLVRKTDTNGHISLPGRQVRIGKGLVGQAVACRPVQSEDGVYEVCFCFYRLGRIDLNSLSCVYSSR from the coding sequence ATGCCTTGGAGAGAAACCACCGTGTCCCGAGAACGACAGGAATTTTTAACCCTAGCCCGACAACCCGACCGCAACATCAGCCGTCTGTGCCGACAATTCGGCATCAGCCGCAAAACCGCCTACAAATGGCTCAAACGCGACAGCACCCAAGAACAATCCCGCCGTCCGCACAACAGCCCGAAGCAGACAGGCAACCAAACCGAACAGCAGGTACTCGCCGTACGCGACGAACATCCCGCATGGGGCGGCCGCAAAATCGCCCGCATACTGCAGCGCGAGCACGGCATACACATCGCCCCCAGCACCATCACCTCCATACTGCACCGCAACGGACGCATCATTCACGAAAACACCCATGCGGCACACAACCGGCAGCGTTTCGGGCATCCCTACCCCAACGCATTGTGGCAGATGGATTCCAAAGGCCATTTCGCCACCGACGGCGGCCGCTGCCACCCGCTGACCGTTATCGACGACCGATCGCGCTACAACATCATCCTGCGCGCCCCGGCAAACGAGCACAGGGAAGGCGTACAGGCAGCATTGACCGAAGCATTCAGACAATACGGACTGCCCGACAGAATCAACACCGACAACGGCGCACCCCGGGGCGACAGCGCGCAAGGCGGACTGACCCGCCTGGCCGCATGGCTTATCCGACTGGGTATCCGTCCCGGCCGCAGCCGTCCGCTGCACCCGCAGACCAACGGCAAAGACGAACGTTTCCACCGCAGCCTGAAAGCCGAAGTGCTCAAAGGCAGAACCTTTGGCGGACTAATGCAGGCACAGCAGGCATTTGACAGCTGGCGGCACTGCTACAACCACGAAAGGCCGCATGAAGCACTGGGACTGGACACCCCTTCGCAACACTACCGCAGCAGCCCGAGGGAATTTCCCGAACACTTGGCACCGGTCGAATACCTGCCGGGAGACTTGGTGCGCAAAACGGACACCAACGGCCACATCAGCCTGCCGGGTCGGCAGGTACGCATCGGCAAAGGGCTGGTCGGACAAGCCGTAGCCTGCCGTCCGGTACAAAGCGAAGACGGTGTGTACGAAGTCTGTTTCTGCTTCTACCGCCTCGGCCGGATTGACCTGAACTCTTTATCCTGCGTATATTCGTCGCGGTAG
- the pnp gene encoding polyribonucleotide nucleotidyltransferase, producing MFDKHVKTFQYGQHTVTLETGEIARQAAAAVKVAMGDTVVLVAVTANKEVKAGQDFFPLTVDYLERTYAAGKIPGGFFKREGKQSEKEILTSRLIDRPIRPLFPEGFYHDIQIVAMVVSVDPEIDSDIPAMIGASAALVLSGVPFAGPIGAARVGYLDGGYVLNPTKTQLEKSQLDLVVAGTAQAVLMVESEAQILPEDVMLGAVVYGHEQMQAVIKAINELADEVNPEVWDWKAPEPDAELVAKVKEIAGDTIAEAFKIRSKQARGAKIAEAWAAVQAALINEDTDTLAANEIKGIFKHLEADVVRSQILAGQPRIDGRDTRTVRPINIQTGVLPRTHGSALFTRGETQALAVATLGTSRDEQIIDALSGEYTDRFMLHYNFPPYSTGEVGRMGAPKRREIGHGRLAKRALIAVLPEPEDFSYTMRVVSEITESNGSSSMASVCGGCLSLLSAGVPLKAHVAGIAMGLILENNKFAVLTDILGDEDHLGDMDFKVAGTTEGVTALQMDIKIQGITKEIMQIALEQAKEARLHILAQMKEAVDGPQELSQHAPRLYTMKINPDKIREVIGKGGETIRAITAETGTEINIADDGTITIAAVSADSVEAAKKRIEDITAEVEVGKVYDGVVVKILDNNVGAIVDVLPGKGGLVHVSQIAHERVKEVGDYLKVGQTVKVKALEVDDRGRVRLSIKALLEEPAAE from the coding sequence ATGTTTGACAAACACGTCAAAACCTTCCAATACGGCCAGCACACCGTAACCCTCGAAACCGGCGAAATCGCCCGCCAAGCCGCTGCTGCGGTGAAAGTGGCTATGGGCGATACCGTGGTTTTGGTGGCCGTTACCGCCAACAAGGAAGTCAAAGCCGGTCAGGACTTCTTCCCGCTGACCGTCGATTATCTCGAGCGCACCTACGCCGCAGGCAAAATCCCCGGCGGCTTCTTCAAACGAGAAGGCAAACAGAGCGAGAAGGAAATCCTCACCAGCCGCCTGATCGACCGCCCCATCCGCCCGCTGTTCCCCGAAGGCTTTTATCACGACATCCAAATTGTGGCGATGGTGGTGTCCGTCGATCCCGAAATCGATTCCGACATCCCCGCGATGATCGGCGCGTCTGCCGCGCTGGTATTGAGCGGCGTGCCCTTTGCCGGCCCGATCGGCGCGGCGCGCGTGGGTTATCTGGACGGCGGCTATGTGCTGAACCCGACCAAAACCCAGCTGGAAAAATCGCAGCTGGATTTGGTGGTGGCCGGCACCGCGCAGGCCGTCTTAATGGTGGAATCCGAAGCGCAAATCCTGCCCGAAGACGTGATGCTCGGCGCAGTGGTTTACGGTCACGAGCAGATGCAGGCCGTGATTAAAGCCATCAACGAGCTGGCCGACGAAGTAAACCCCGAAGTTTGGGACTGGAAAGCGCCCGAGCCCGATGCCGAGCTGGTGGCTAAAGTCAAAGAAATCGCAGGCGACACCATCGCCGAAGCCTTCAAAATCCGCTCTAAACAGGCGCGCGGCGCGAAAATCGCCGAAGCGTGGGCTGCGGTTCAGGCTGCCTTGATCAACGAAGACACCGACACCCTTGCCGCCAACGAAATCAAAGGCATCTTCAAACATCTGGAAGCCGACGTCGTACGCAGCCAAATCTTGGCCGGACAGCCGCGCATCGACGGCCGCGACACCCGCACCGTGCGCCCCATCAACATCCAAACCGGCGTGCTGCCGCGCACCCACGGCTCGGCGCTGTTTACACGCGGCGAAACCCAGGCGCTGGCCGTCGCCACCCTCGGCACATCGCGCGACGAGCAAATCATCGACGCTCTCTCCGGCGAATACACCGACCGCTTCATGCTGCACTACAACTTCCCGCCCTATTCCACCGGCGAAGTCGGCCGCATGGGTGCGCCCAAACGCCGCGAAATCGGCCACGGCCGCCTGGCGAAACGCGCATTGATTGCCGTCTTGCCCGAGCCGGAAGATTTCAGCTACACCATGCGTGTCGTATCCGAAATCACCGAATCCAACGGTTCTTCTTCCATGGCCTCCGTCTGCGGCGGCTGCTTGAGCCTGCTGTCTGCCGGTGTGCCGTTGAAAGCACACGTGGCCGGTATCGCGATGGGCTTGATTCTGGAAAACAACAAGTTTGCCGTCTTAACCGATATTCTGGGCGATGAAGACCACTTGGGCGATATGGACTTCAAAGTGGCCGGTACGACCGAAGGCGTTACCGCACTGCAAATGGACATCAAAATCCAAGGCATCACCAAAGAAATCATGCAGATTGCGTTGGAGCAGGCTAAAGAAGCCCGCCTGCACATCCTGGCGCAGATGAAAGAAGCCGTTGATGGCCCGCAGGAATTGTCGCAGCATGCCCCGCGCCTGTACACCATGAAAATCAACCCCGATAAGATTCGTGAAGTCATTGGTAAAGGCGGCGAAACCATCCGCGCCATCACCGCCGAAACCGGTACCGAAATCAACATCGCCGACGACGGCACCATCACCATCGCCGCCGTCAGCGCCGATTCGGTGGAAGCGGCGAAAAAACGCATCGAAGACATCACTGCCGAAGTGGAAGTGGGCAAAGTGTACGACGGCGTCGTGGTGAAAATCCTCGACAACAACGTCGGCGCCATTGTCGACGTCCTGCCCGGCAAAGGCGGGCTGGTACACGTCAGCCAAATCGCCCACGAGCGCGTGAAAGAAGTCGGCGACTACCTGAAAGTCGGCCAAACCGTGAAAGTGAAAGCGTTGGAAGTAGACGACCGCGGCCGCGTGCGCCTGTCCATCAAAGCCCTGTTGGAAGAACCCGCCGCCGAATAA
- the nrdB gene encoding class Ia ribonucleoside-diphosphate reductase subunit beta codes for MQYSTFSKQKNDALKEPMFFGQPVNVARYDQQKFEVFEKLIEKQLSFFWRPEEIDVSRDRIDYANLPEHEKHIFISNLKYQTLLDSIQGRSPNVALLPLVSIPELETWIETWSFSETIHSRSYTHIIRNIVNDPSVVFDDIVQNEYIIARAEDIACYYDDLIEYTQYYNLLGEGVHQVGGKTVVVKLRELKKKLYLCLMCVNVLEAIRFYVSFACSFAFAERELMEGNAKIIKLIARDEALHLTSTQHMLNLMRAGADDPEMAEIAVELQDECFKLFKKAAEQEKEWAAYLFKDGSMIGLNKEILAQYVEYITNLRMQAVGLPAGFEGATQNPIPWINAWLSSDNVQVAPQEVEISSYLIGQIDSEVSADDLGDFEL; via the coding sequence ATGCAATACAGCACATTCAGCAAACAGAAAAACGACGCGCTCAAAGAGCCGATGTTTTTCGGCCAGCCGGTCAACGTCGCCCGCTACGACCAGCAGAAATTTGAAGTGTTTGAAAAGCTGATTGAAAAACAGCTTTCCTTCTTCTGGCGGCCGGAAGAAATCGACGTATCGCGCGACCGCATCGACTACGCCAATCTGCCCGAGCATGAAAAACACATTTTCATCAGCAACTTAAAATACCAAACCCTGCTCGATTCCATTCAAGGCCGCAGCCCCAATGTCGCGCTGCTGCCCTTGGTGTCGATTCCCGAATTGGAAACATGGATTGAAACGTGGAGCTTTTCCGAAACCATCCACTCGCGCAGCTACACCCACATCATCCGCAACATCGTCAACGACCCGTCTGTCGTGTTCGACGACATCGTGCAAAACGAATACATCATCGCCCGCGCCGAAGACATCGCCTGCTACTACGACGATTTGATCGAATACACCCAGTATTACAACCTCTTGGGCGAGGGCGTGCACCAAGTCGGCGGCAAAACCGTGGTCGTGAAACTGCGCGAATTGAAGAAAAAACTCTATCTCTGCCTGATGTGCGTGAACGTGCTCGAAGCCATCCGTTTTTACGTTTCCTTCGCCTGCTCGTTTGCCTTTGCCGAGCGCGAGCTGATGGAGGGCAACGCCAAAATCATCAAACTCATCGCCCGCGACGAAGCCCTGCACCTTACCAGCACGCAGCATATGCTCAACCTGATGCGCGCCGGTGCCGACGATCCTGAAATGGCGGAAATCGCCGTCGAATTGCAGGACGAATGTTTCAAACTCTTCAAAAAAGCGGCGGAGCAGGAAAAAGAATGGGCTGCCTATCTGTTTAAAGACGGTTCGATGATCGGTTTGAACAAGGAAATTCTGGCGCAATACGTCGAATACATCACCAACCTGCGTATGCAGGCGGTCGGTCTGCCTGCCGGATTCGAAGGCGCCACCCAAAACCCGATTCCGTGGATTAACGCGTGGCTGTCGTCCGACAACGTGCAGGTCGCGCCGCAGGAAGTGGAAATTTCTTCTTACTTAATCGGTCAAATTGATTCGGAAGTCAGCGCGGACGATTTGGGCGATTTCGAACTGTAA
- a CDS encoding RnfH family protein, which translates to MADITIEIAYGEADRQFLQCLTVPAGTTARQAVSNSGLAAAFPHADLTAPLGIFGRQTKDDTVLQNGDRVELYRPLLIDPKTARRRRAAENAADKKAKKP; encoded by the coding sequence ATGGCTGACATCACCATAGAAATCGCCTACGGCGAGGCGGACAGACAATTCCTGCAATGCCTGACCGTTCCCGCAGGCACCACCGCGCGGCAGGCCGTCTCAAACAGCGGCCTCGCCGCCGCCTTCCCCCATGCCGACCTCACCGCCCCCCTCGGCATCTTCGGCAGACAAACCAAAGACGACACCGTCCTGCAAAACGGCGACCGCGTCGAACTCTACCGCCCCCTCCTTATCGACCCCAAAACCGCCCGCCGCCGCCGTGCGGCCGAAAACGCGGCCGACAAAAAAGCGAAAAAACCATGA
- a CDS encoding 4'-phosphopantetheinyl transferase superfamily protein translates to MPTLTCFLGTPELAVAYGGITLSPADAERLRRSPTLAGRRDWQVSRVLKQQADAPVLSLSHSKGCAAVLCGEADIRAGVDLEALRRRDFRALAAWVCSEAEYGYLQRRHWQAEDFYRLWCVKEALLKAAGLGFPADMAGVGYRFCGLEICGLYAAGQGGWHGVTAILPGFAAACVWQGENVRLQWRFAGAWNESCLSGGVLL, encoded by the coding sequence ATGCCGACCCTCACCTGCTTTTTGGGTACGCCCGAACTGGCCGTCGCATACGGCGGCATCACTTTAAGTCCTGCCGATGCCGAACGCCTGCGCCGCTCTCCCACGCTTGCCGGACGCCGCGATTGGCAGGTCAGCCGCGTGCTCAAACAGCAGGCCGACGCCCCCGTTTTGTCGCTCAGCCACAGCAAAGGCTGCGCCGCCGTCTTGTGTGGCGAAGCGGATATCCGTGCGGGCGTCGATTTGGAAGCATTGCGCCGCCGCGATTTCCGCGCCTTGGCCGCTTGGGTGTGCTCGGAGGCCGAATACGGCTATTTGCAGCGACGCCATTGGCAGGCCGAAGATTTCTACCGCTTGTGGTGTGTTAAGGAAGCTTTGCTCAAAGCAGCCGGGCTCGGCTTTCCGGCCGATATGGCGGGGGTGGGATACCGCTTTTGCGGCTTGGAGATTTGCGGTCTGTACGCCGCAGGACAGGGCGGTTGGCACGGTGTCACGGCCATCCTGCCCGGTTTTGCCGCCGCCTGCGTCTGGCAGGGTGAAAACGTGCGGCTGCAATGGCGCTTTGCGGGGGCTTGGAACGAAAGTTGTCTGAGCGGCGGAGTGTTGTTGTAA